The Propionispora vibrioides genome window below encodes:
- the folP gene encoding dihydropteroate synthase — protein MNLQDRNSLDNGCGRSLSLPCREYSWPDGKKLSIRPGKTLVMGILNVTPDSFSDGGCYRKMDAALRHMETLIADGADILDIGAESTRPYGNSREVSAMEEMDRLLPVLEKVLAACPIPVSVDTYKACVADEALKLGAHMINDVWGLQRDPAMAAVVARHDVPVIVMHNQQEASYGEDLLLDVAGFLARSIELAVAAGLDRSKIIVDPGIGFAKTTAHNLELMSRLEELQVLDCPILLGTSRKRFIGEVLDLPVTDRVEGTGATVVLGITKGVQLVRVHDVKEIARMTKMTDAML, from the coding sequence ATGAATCTACAAGACCGCAACAGCCTTGACAATGGCTGTGGGCGGAGTTTGTCTCTGCCCTGTCGTGAATATAGCTGGCCGGATGGGAAAAAACTTTCCATTCGACCAGGCAAGACCCTTGTTATGGGGATTTTAAACGTGACTCCCGATTCGTTTTCCGATGGCGGGTGCTACCGGAAAATGGATGCGGCTTTGCGACACATGGAAACACTTATTGCTGACGGGGCCGATATTCTTGATATTGGTGCCGAGTCCACCCGGCCATATGGCAACTCCCGGGAAGTATCGGCCATGGAGGAAATGGACCGGCTGCTGCCGGTGTTGGAAAAAGTGCTGGCCGCTTGCCCCATCCCGGTGTCTGTCGATACGTACAAGGCCTGTGTGGCTGACGAGGCACTAAAGTTGGGGGCCCATATGATCAACGATGTCTGGGGGTTACAACGGGACCCGGCCATGGCCGCGGTGGTGGCTCGTCATGATGTTCCGGTGATTGTGATGCATAACCAACAGGAAGCCAGCTATGGCGAAGATTTGTTGCTAGATGTAGCAGGCTTTCTGGCCCGTAGTATAGAACTTGCCGTAGCGGCAGGGCTGGACCGGAGCAAGATTATTGTAGATCCGGGCATTGGTTTTGCCAAGACTACTGCTCATAATTTGGAGCTTATGTCCCGGCTGGAGGAACTGCAGGTGCTGGACTGTCCTATCTTGTTGGGAACTTCGCGGAAACGGTTCATTGGTGAAGTGCTGGATCTGCCGGTGACCGACCGGGTGGAGGGGACGGGAGCGACAGTCGTGCTGGGTATAACCAAAGGGGTTCAGCTTGTCAGAGTTCACGATGTGAAGGAAATAGCCAGAATGACCAAAATGACCGATGCTATGTTATGA